In a genomic window of Bradyrhizobium ontarionense:
- a CDS encoding DHCW motif cupin fold protein: protein MKIPTLPFTVTDWSAVPATEHPGEQGMAYWRTLMIGDIRVRQVEYTPGYLADHWCDRGHILLVLEGELESELKDGRRFTLSAGMSYQVSDLGDAAHRSFTPKGAKLFIVD, encoded by the coding sequence ATGAAGATTCCGACGCTTCCCTTCACTGTCACCGACTGGTCGGCCGTTCCCGCGACGGAGCATCCGGGAGAGCAGGGCATGGCCTATTGGCGGACGCTGATGATCGGCGACATCCGGGTGCGGCAGGTCGAGTACACGCCGGGTTATCTCGCCGATCACTGGTGCGATCGCGGCCACATCCTGCTGGTGCTCGAAGGCGAGCTCGAGAGCGAGCTCAAGGACGGCCGCAGGTTCACCCTGTCGGCCGGCATGAGCTATCAGGTCTCGGATCTCGGCGACGCCGCGCACAGGTCGTTCACGCCGAAAGGCGCCAAGCTGTTCATCGTCGACTGA
- a CDS encoding SDR family oxidoreductase has protein sequence MSDLFDVSREVVLITGASQGLGRQFARVLSAHGAAVALAARQTGKLKTLEEEIRAKGGRAAAVDMDVTSTASIAKAIDATEAALGPVTVLINNAGIAVEKLAVEQSEADWDAVIGANLKGAYFAATEVARRMMARKAGGNIINIASVLGFSVVKFISPYAISKAGVVQTTKALALEFAAHDIRVNALAPGYIDTDINHDVWETPAGEKLIKRIPQRRVGHESDLDGAIMLLASNASRYMTGSVVTVDGGFLLT, from the coding sequence ATGTCCGACCTGTTCGACGTCAGCCGCGAAGTGGTCCTGATCACCGGCGCAAGCCAGGGACTCGGCCGGCAGTTCGCGCGTGTGCTGTCGGCCCATGGCGCTGCCGTCGCCCTCGCCGCGCGCCAGACCGGCAAGCTCAAGACGCTCGAGGAGGAGATCAGGGCCAAGGGAGGCAGGGCGGCAGCGGTCGACATGGATGTGACCAGCACCGCATCCATTGCCAAGGCCATCGATGCGACGGAAGCGGCGCTCGGGCCTGTTACGGTGCTGATCAACAATGCCGGCATCGCCGTGGAGAAGCTCGCGGTCGAGCAGAGCGAAGCCGATTGGGATGCCGTGATCGGCGCCAATCTGAAGGGCGCCTATTTCGCCGCCACCGAAGTTGCGCGCCGCATGATGGCGCGCAAGGCGGGCGGCAATATCATCAACATCGCCTCGGTGCTCGGCTTCAGCGTGGTGAAGTTCATTTCGCCTTACGCGATCTCCAAGGCGGGCGTGGTGCAGACCACCAAGGCGCTGGCGCTGGAATTCGCCGCCCACGACATCCGCGTCAATGCGCTGGCGCCCGGCTATATCGACACCGACATCAACCATGACGTCTGGGAGACGCCTGCCGGCGAGAAGCTCATCAAGCGCATTCCGCAGCGGCGCGTCGGCCATGAGAGCGATCTCGACGGCGCCATCATGCTGCTGGCGTCCAACGCCTCGCGCTACATGACCGGCAGTGTGGTCACGGTGGACGGCGGCTTCCTGCTGACGTGA
- a CDS encoding DUF3775 domain-containing protein, translating to MPELTISPEKVAFLIEKAREFDVKEEVSDAESGSNAADDDMVDVLQDSGDDPVVGEITGFINAMTEDEQADLVALMRLGRGDGDIDDWSELRSEAGGQRDRHTARYLLGEPMLGDLLAEGLAAFGIDWTEDRTTADSSSPSQRDEDEITKQ from the coding sequence ATGCCAGAGCTGACGATATCACCCGAGAAGGTCGCGTTCCTGATCGAAAAGGCGCGCGAGTTCGACGTCAAGGAAGAGGTGAGCGACGCCGAGTCCGGCTCGAATGCCGCCGATGACGACATGGTGGACGTGCTCCAGGACTCCGGCGACGATCCGGTCGTGGGCGAGATCACGGGCTTCATCAATGCGATGACAGAGGACGAGCAGGCCGATCTCGTCGCGCTGATGCGGCTCGGTCGCGGCGATGGCGACATCGACGATTGGAGCGAGTTGCGCAGCGAGGCGGGCGGGCAGCGCGATCGCCATACCGCGCGTTATCTGTTGGGTGAGCCGATGCTCGGCGACCTGCTCGCCGAAGGCCTTGCGGCCTTCGGCATCGACTGGACCGAAGACCGTACCACGGCGGATTCATCCAGCCCGAGCCAGCGCGACGAGGACGAGATCACGAAGCAGTAG
- a CDS encoding MBL fold metallo-hydrolase produces the protein MTLTFSVADTTIHRIVEQETSFLPAREMFPDLAPDVLAATRSEMRAANALDAQDALILCFQSYVVKTPDHTILIDSCIGNDKPRARPVWNMKTDDAYMRALAAAGVSVDDIDVVMCTHLHTDHVGWNTRLDNGRWVPTFPKARYVFAQREYDYWVAQNAKAEVPAFADSVLPVVEAGRADIVGDEFSIGDHVRLLPTPGHTPGHVAMAVGKGRDDAVFSGDLMHSPLQLGYPELSPKFDVDPVQAAATRRNFLDRYCDTATLCCTAHFPSPSVGRIRRKGNGFICESV, from the coding sequence GTGACGCTGACGTTTTCGGTCGCAGATACGACCATCCATCGCATCGTCGAGCAGGAAACCAGCTTCCTGCCGGCACGCGAGATGTTTCCCGACCTGGCGCCGGACGTGCTCGCCGCGACGCGCAGCGAGATGCGCGCTGCCAATGCCCTCGACGCTCAGGACGCGCTGATCCTCTGCTTCCAGTCCTATGTAGTGAAGACGCCTGATCACACCATCCTGATCGACAGCTGCATCGGCAACGACAAGCCGCGTGCGCGGCCAGTCTGGAACATGAAGACCGACGACGCCTACATGCGGGCGCTGGCGGCCGCAGGCGTGTCGGTCGACGACATCGACGTGGTGATGTGCACGCATCTGCACACCGATCATGTCGGCTGGAATACGCGGCTCGACAATGGTCGCTGGGTGCCGACCTTCCCCAAAGCGCGCTACGTGTTCGCCCAGCGCGAGTATGATTACTGGGTGGCGCAGAACGCCAAGGCCGAGGTGCCTGCCTTCGCCGACAGCGTGCTGCCGGTCGTCGAGGCGGGGCGAGCCGACATCGTGGGCGACGAGTTTTCGATCGGCGATCACGTCCGCCTGCTGCCGACGCCGGGTCACACACCAGGCCATGTCGCGATGGCCGTGGGCAAGGGCAGAGACGACGCGGTGTTCTCCGGCGACCTGATGCACTCGCCGCTCCAGCTCGGCTATCCCGAGCTGTCGCCGAAATTCGACGTCGATCCGGTGCAGGCCGCGGCGACGCGGCGCAACTTCCTCGATCGCTATTGCGACACGGCGACGCTGTGCTGCACGGCCCATTTCCCGTCGCCCTCGGTCGGCCGCATCAGGCGCAAGGGCAATGGCTTCATTTGCGAGTCGGTGTAG
- a CDS encoding CvpA family protein, whose product MNAFDLAACAALVIAVYSGFSTGLLRSAITILAYLLAMPLAMGAVAAMSPQLQDAHGAPLAQNWLQFFAAFLVIGVALGKIGRILLDEAIGFEAGFGDRLGGALLGAIRVGMVSTTLVLVFDGLVPAERQPRFLEGSRLRPLLSLAGAKGFRSLPPELAGALDRLKQERRI is encoded by the coding sequence ATGAACGCCTTCGACCTCGCCGCATGTGCCGCCCTGGTGATCGCCGTCTACAGCGGCTTCTCGACCGGACTGCTGCGCAGCGCCATCACCATTCTGGCCTATCTGCTGGCGATGCCGCTTGCGATGGGAGCCGTCGCGGCGATGAGCCCGCAGCTGCAGGACGCGCACGGCGCGCCCCTGGCGCAGAACTGGTTGCAGTTCTTCGCAGCGTTCCTCGTCATCGGCGTGGCGCTGGGCAAGATCGGCCGCATCCTGCTGGACGAGGCGATCGGCTTCGAAGCCGGCTTCGGTGACCGGCTCGGAGGCGCCCTGCTCGGCGCGATCAGGGTCGGCATGGTCTCGACCACGCTCGTGCTGGTGTTCGATGGGCTGGTCCCGGCCGAGCGCCAGCCGCGCTTCCTCGAAGGATCGCGGTTGCGGCCGCTGCTGTCGCTCGCGGGCGCGAAGGGCTTTCGCTCGCTGCCACCCGAGCTCGCCGGCGCCCTCGACCGCCTCAAGCAGGAACGGCGCATCTGA
- a CDS encoding methylated-DNA--[protein]-cysteine S-methyltransferase produces MSDHSFALFDTAIGACAIAWGPRGINAVQLPMGGVAQTRIRMQQRYADIAEAEPPTYVQRVMTRIKALLEGEADDLADVALDLDGVSAFQRGVYEIARRIPPGSTLTYGDIARQLGGVELSREVGQALGRNPCPVVVPCHRVLAAGNKPGGFSANGGVDTKLKMLAIEGAAVNHTPSLFD; encoded by the coding sequence ATGTCAGACCACAGTTTCGCACTTTTCGACACCGCGATCGGCGCTTGCGCGATCGCCTGGGGACCGCGCGGCATCAATGCGGTGCAACTGCCGATGGGCGGCGTCGCGCAGACCCGCATCCGCATGCAGCAGCGTTACGCTGATATCGCCGAGGCCGAGCCGCCGACCTATGTGCAGCGCGTCATGACACGCATCAAGGCGCTGCTTGAAGGAGAGGCGGATGATCTCGCCGACGTTGCCCTCGATCTCGACGGCGTCAGCGCGTTCCAGCGCGGCGTTTATGAGATCGCGCGCCGGATCCCGCCGGGCAGCACCTTGACCTATGGCGATATCGCGAGGCAACTCGGCGGCGTCGAGCTGTCGCGTGAAGTCGGCCAGGCGCTCGGCCGCAACCCGTGTCCCGTCGTGGTGCCCTGCCATCGCGTGCTCGCCGCCGGCAACAAGCCGGGCGGCTTCTCCGCCAATGGCGGCGTCGACACCAAGCTGAAGATGCTGGCGATCGAGGGCGCAGCCGTGAACCATACGCCCAGCCTGTTCGATTGA
- a CDS encoding M20/M25/M40 family metallo-hydrolase, with product MTPFPSRLAALVLLAAAADLSGAHAAPDDKLKAAAEQAKPAVVDSLREMVLIESGSSDVEGLKKMADFTEGRLRTLGATTERRKTTRGVGADMVIGTFEGTGRRKLMLIAHMDTVYQPGILKTEPYHVEGDLIYGPGIADDKGGIAVVLHSLQILKDMGWRDYAKLTVAFNPDEEVGSIGSGEFIAELADQHDVVLSCEPTAAKPAAPVDSLLLGASGTATATMQVTGRASHAGAAPDLGRNALIELSHQLLQTRDIAKSIPGTQLNWTTAAAGTVRNQIPEKASAGGDIRVTVADGVEKLQAALDEKIKTHLVPDTEVKVTIEKGRPPFVASERGRALGKDAQTIYAELERPLALVDMTGGATDAGFANRSGKAVVVESFGIAGFNYHAHNEYIDSTTIVPRLYLMTRMLIEQGKTM from the coding sequence ATGACGCCTTTCCCCTCGCGCCTCGCAGCGCTCGTCCTGCTCGCCGCTGCGGCCGATCTCTCTGGCGCCCACGCCGCACCGGACGACAAGCTCAAGGCCGCCGCCGAACAGGCCAAGCCGGCGGTGGTCGACTCCCTGCGCGAGATGGTGCTGATCGAATCCGGATCGAGCGATGTCGAAGGCCTGAAGAAGATGGCCGATTTCACGGAAGGTCGGCTCAGGACGCTCGGCGCTACGACGGAGCGGCGCAAGACCACGCGCGGCGTCGGCGCCGACATGGTGATCGGAACGTTCGAGGGCACCGGCCGCCGCAAGCTGATGCTGATCGCCCACATGGATACGGTGTACCAGCCCGGCATCCTCAAGACCGAGCCCTATCATGTCGAAGGCGACCTGATCTATGGCCCCGGCATCGCCGACGACAAGGGCGGCATCGCCGTGGTCCTGCACAGCCTGCAGATCCTGAAGGACATGGGCTGGCGGGACTACGCGAAGCTGACGGTGGCGTTCAATCCCGATGAGGAGGTCGGCTCCATCGGCTCGGGAGAATTCATCGCCGAGCTCGCCGACCAGCATGACGTCGTGCTGTCCTGCGAGCCGACGGCGGCCAAGCCGGCGGCACCGGTCGACAGCCTCCTGCTGGGCGCGAGCGGGACCGCGACCGCCACGATGCAGGTGACCGGCCGCGCTTCGCATGCGGGCGCTGCGCCCGATCTCGGCCGCAACGCGCTGATCGAGCTTTCCCATCAGCTGCTGCAGACCAGGGATATCGCCAAATCGATTCCGGGTACCCAGCTGAACTGGACCACGGCCGCGGCCGGCACGGTGCGCAACCAGATCCCCGAGAAGGCGAGCGCCGGCGGCGATATCCGTGTCACGGTCGCCGACGGCGTCGAGAAGCTGCAGGCTGCGCTCGACGAGAAGATCAAGACCCATCTCGTGCCCGACACCGAGGTGAAGGTGACGATCGAAAAGGGCCGGCCGCCCTTCGTCGCCTCGGAGCGCGGACGGGCGCTCGGCAAGGACGCGCAGACGATCTACGCCGAGCTTGAGCGGCCGCTCGCGCTCGTCGACATGACCGGCGGCGCCACCGACGCCGGCTTCGCCAATCGCAGCGGCAAGGCCGTCGTGGTGGAAAGTTTCGGCATCGCCGGCTTCAACTATCATGCCCACAATGAGTATATCGACAGCACGACCATCGTGCCGCGGCTCTATCTGATGACGCGCATGCTGATCGAGCAGGGCAAGACGATGTAG
- a CDS encoding SDR family oxidoreductase — MDLGIKGRRAIVCASSKGLGRACAIALANEGVHVTITARGAEALAKTAAEIRAANPGITVTEVPGDITTPDGRAAVLAACPDPDILINNAGGPPPGDFRNWTRDDWIKALDANMLTPIELIKATVDGMMARKFGRIVNITSAAVKAPIDILGLSNGARAGLTGFIAGLSRKTVINNVTINGLLPGPFETDRLLTTAKGEAEKRGVTPQQILADRAKLNPAGRFGDPEEFGLACAFLCGAKAGFITGQNILLDGGAFPGTL; from the coding sequence GTGGATCTCGGGATCAAGGGCCGCCGCGCCATCGTCTGCGCCTCCAGCAAGGGACTGGGCCGCGCCTGCGCCATCGCGCTCGCCAATGAGGGCGTGCACGTCACGATCACCGCGCGTGGCGCCGAAGCGCTGGCCAAGACCGCGGCCGAGATCCGCGCTGCCAATCCCGGAATCACCGTGACCGAAGTTCCGGGCGACATCACAACGCCGGACGGCCGCGCCGCCGTGCTCGCCGCCTGCCCGGATCCGGACATCCTGATCAACAATGCCGGCGGCCCGCCGCCCGGCGATTTCCGCAACTGGACCCGCGACGACTGGATCAAGGCGCTGGACGCCAACATGCTGACGCCGATCGAGCTGATCAAGGCGACGGTCGACGGCATGATGGCGCGCAAGTTCGGCCGCATCGTCAACATCACCTCGGCCGCCGTGAAGGCGCCGATCGACATCCTCGGCCTGTCCAACGGCGCCCGCGCCGGCCTCACCGGTTTCATCGCCGGCCTGTCGCGCAAGACCGTCATCAACAACGTCACCATCAATGGGCTGTTGCCGGGTCCGTTCGAGACCGACCGCCTGCTCACGACGGCGAAGGGCGAAGCCGAGAAGCGCGGCGTCACGCCGCAGCAGATCCTGGCCGACCGCGCCAAGCTCAATCCGGCCGGACGCTTCGGCGATCCCGAAGAGTTCGGCCTCGCCTGCGCCTTCCTGTGCGGCGCCAAGGCCGGCTTCATCACCGGGCAGAACATCCTGCTCGACGGCGGCGCTTTCCCGGGGACGCTGTAA
- a CDS encoding fumarylacetoacetate hydrolase family protein, whose amino-acid sequence MKLVRYGDKGAEKPGLIDPSGQLRDLSAHVKDLDGAAYAPESLKKLAALDPASLPAVSGKPRLGAPVTGISKFVAIGLNYSDHAKETGNPIPSEPIFFLKASTALCGPYDQVEKPRGSTKLDWEVEIAAIIGTRAKYVSEAEALDHVAGYTICNDVSERNFQIERLGQWTKGKSHDTFGPVGPWLVTKDEIPDVQNLSMWLDVNGQRRQTGTTATMIYTMAKCISYVSQFMTLLPGDIVTTGTPPGVGMGMKPPTFLNVGDVITLGIEGLGEQRQEIVEA is encoded by the coding sequence ATGAAGCTTGTTCGCTACGGCGATAAGGGCGCGGAAAAGCCGGGCCTGATCGATCCATCCGGCCAGTTGCGCGACCTGTCGGCCCACGTGAAGGACCTCGACGGCGCGGCCTATGCGCCGGAATCCCTGAAAAAGCTCGCCGCCCTCGATCCGGCCTCCCTGCCCGCCGTCTCCGGCAAGCCGCGGCTCGGCGCGCCCGTCACCGGCATCTCGAAGTTCGTGGCGATCGGCCTCAATTACTCCGATCATGCCAAGGAGACCGGCAACCCGATTCCGTCGGAGCCGATCTTCTTCCTGAAGGCCAGCACGGCGCTGTGCGGTCCCTATGACCAGGTCGAGAAGCCGCGCGGCTCGACCAAGCTCGACTGGGAGGTCGAGATCGCCGCCATCATCGGCACCCGCGCCAAATACGTCTCCGAGGCCGAGGCCCTGGATCACGTCGCCGGCTACACCATCTGCAATGACGTCTCCGAGCGCAACTTCCAGATCGAGCGCCTGGGCCAGTGGACCAAGGGCAAGTCGCACGACACGTTCGGCCCGGTCGGCCCGTGGCTCGTCACCAAGGACGAGATTCCCGACGTGCAGAACCTGTCGATGTGGCTCGACGTCAACGGCCAGCGCCGCCAGACCGGCACCACCGCCACGATGATCTACACCATGGCGAAGTGCATCTCCTATGTCTCGCAGTTCATGACGCTGCTGCCGGGCGACATCGTCACCACCGGCACCCCCCCGGGCGTCGGCATGGGCATGAAGCCGCCGACCTTCCTCAATGTCGGCGACGTCATCACACTCGGCATCGAGGGCCTCGGCGAGCAGCGCCAGGAGATCGTCGAGGCTTGA
- a CDS encoding MBL fold metallo-hydrolase yields MRWTVGRVRITKFAELETVGGTRFILPQATPEEIRKLSWLTPDFATEEGRLKMSIHTMVVETPTRRIVVDTGLGNDKQGRSVPVWNNRTTPFLEMMSAAGFAPDTIDMVICTHLHVDHVGWNTRLVDGRWIPTFANARYIFGRTEYEHWRDHSAAPDETATFADSVQPIVDAGKAELVASDAVISDELTLIPTPGHSPGHVSLHIRSAGAEAVLTADVAHHPCQMARLDWSSTVDADPAQAIATRQALFSRFAETATLVIGGHFDAGIIRRDGAAFRFEAIGAAAVHSP; encoded by the coding sequence ATGCGTTGGACGGTCGGCCGGGTCAGGATCACCAAATTCGCCGAGCTGGAGACGGTCGGCGGCACCCGCTTCATCCTGCCGCAGGCCACGCCCGAGGAGATCCGCAAGCTGTCCTGGCTCACCCCCGATTTCGCCACCGAGGAAGGCCGGCTGAAGATGTCGATCCACACAATGGTGGTGGAGACGCCGACCCGGCGCATCGTGGTCGACACCGGGCTCGGCAACGACAAGCAGGGCCGCAGCGTGCCGGTGTGGAACAACCGCACCACGCCGTTCCTGGAAATGATGAGCGCCGCTGGTTTTGCACCCGACACCATCGACATGGTGATCTGCACGCATCTGCATGTTGATCATGTCGGCTGGAATACGCGGCTGGTCGACGGCCGTTGGATACCGACGTTCGCCAACGCGCGCTACATCTTCGGCCGCACGGAATATGAGCACTGGCGCGACCACAGCGCGGCCCCCGACGAGACGGCGACCTTCGCCGATTCCGTGCAGCCGATCGTCGACGCCGGCAAGGCCGAACTGGTGGCCAGCGACGCCGTCATCAGCGACGAGCTCACGCTGATCCCGACGCCGGGGCACAGCCCGGGTCACGTCAGCCTGCACATCCGCTCCGCCGGTGCGGAGGCTGTGCTCACGGCGGATGTCGCGCACCATCCCTGCCAGATGGCGCGTCTCGACTGGAGCTCGACCGTCGACGCCGACCCGGCGCAGGCGATTGCGACACGGCAAGCGCTGTTCTCGCGCTTCGCCGAAACCGCCACGCTCGTGATCGGCGGCCATTTCGACGCCGGCATCATCCGGCGGGACGGCGCAGCATTCCGCTTCGAAGCGATAGGGGCAGCGGCGGTGCATAGCCCCTAA
- a CDS encoding glutathione S-transferase family protein: MKLTFSPASPFARKVRIAAIELGLIDKIEFVPAAVIPGQANDDYSKITPLKKLPVLILDNGDVILDSYVIVEYLDELAGGNKLIPTSGSTRWKVKSEHSMLQGMLDSMLLCRYEAMVRPEAMRWKAWSDDHWNRAWMGMARFNAQSDLMTRPFDIVSIGLVCVLGYADFRFADCGWRKAFPALDAFHQKMMERESMKISLPPAA, encoded by the coding sequence ATGAAACTCACCTTCTCGCCCGCCTCTCCGTTCGCCCGTAAGGTGCGCATCGCCGCCATCGAGCTCGGCCTGATCGACAAGATCGAATTCGTGCCCGCAGCGGTGATACCGGGCCAGGCCAATGACGACTACTCGAAGATCACGCCGCTGAAGAAGCTGCCGGTGCTGATCCTCGACAATGGCGACGTCATCCTGGATTCCTACGTCATCGTCGAATATCTCGACGAGCTCGCCGGCGGCAACAAGCTGATCCCGACATCGGGCTCGACTCGCTGGAAGGTCAAAAGCGAGCATTCGATGCTGCAGGGCATGCTGGATTCGATGCTGCTCTGCCGTTACGAGGCGATGGTTCGCCCGGAGGCCATGCGCTGGAAGGCCTGGTCGGACGACCACTGGAACAGGGCCTGGATGGGCATGGCCCGCTTCAATGCGCAGAGCGACCTGATGACGCGGCCGTTCGACATCGTCTCGATCGGCCTCGTATGCGTGCTCGGCTATGCCGATTTCCGCTTTGCCGATTGCGGCTGGCGCAAGGCGTTCCCGGCGCTCGACGCGTTCCATCAGAAGATGATGGAGCGGGAGTCGATGAAGATCTCGTTGCCGCCGGCGGCCTGA
- a CDS encoding coniferyl aldehyde dehydrogenase, giving the protein MDQSLKSPPLSALDDAFHAMIEASRNAPPPPLAARLDSLKRLRAMLTDNEKRLEQAISADFGHRCAVETTIAETLFLQAEIRHTLKVLSRWMAPRRIATALQFWPARNRLLPQPLGVVGIIAPWNYPLQLTLAPAIGAISAGNRVMIKPSELTPQFSALLKELIAARFDANEFTVTGIEDGIAQAFAALPFDHLVFTGSTRVGRIVAEAAGRNLTPVTLELGGKSPTIVDASANLDEAAERIAYAKLLNAGQTCIAPDYVFVPEQRRDEFAGKVHGHMLRMFGTNPANKDYTAIISDRHYARLEGLARDAVARGAKLLHTTSPEDPAWKSLRKFPPTVVVGAMPEMAIMQEEIFGPLLPIVTYRDAGEVIRYINAHDRPLALYWFGRDEAARDAVLARTVSGGVTINDCLLHFAQMNQPMGGVGASGIGHYHGEWGFDSFSKLKPVFYRSPFNRMKDLYPPYGASIARIEKLLRFLS; this is encoded by the coding sequence ATGGACCAGTCCCTGAAGAGCCCGCCGCTGTCTGCACTCGACGATGCCTTTCACGCCATGATCGAGGCTTCGCGCAACGCGCCGCCGCCGCCGCTGGCGGCCCGGCTCGACAGCCTGAAGCGGCTGCGGGCGATGCTGACGGACAACGAGAAGCGCCTGGAGCAGGCGATCTCGGCGGATTTCGGCCACCGTTGCGCGGTCGAAACGACGATTGCCGAGACGCTGTTCCTCCAGGCCGAGATCAGACACACGCTGAAGGTGCTGTCGCGGTGGATGGCGCCGCGGCGCATCGCCACCGCGCTGCAGTTCTGGCCGGCGCGCAACCGGCTGCTACCGCAGCCGCTCGGGGTGGTCGGGATCATCGCGCCCTGGAACTATCCGCTGCAGCTGACGCTGGCCCCCGCCATCGGCGCCATCTCGGCCGGCAACCGGGTCATGATCAAGCCGAGCGAATTGACACCGCAGTTCTCGGCGCTGCTCAAGGAGCTGATTGCGGCTCGTTTCGACGCGAACGAGTTCACCGTCACCGGCATCGAGGACGGCATCGCCCAGGCTTTCGCGGCTCTGCCCTTCGATCACCTTGTCTTTACCGGCTCCACGCGTGTCGGCCGCATCGTCGCGGAGGCTGCGGGGCGCAACCTGACGCCGGTGACGCTCGAGCTCGGCGGCAAGTCGCCGACCATCGTCGATGCGTCCGCCAATCTCGACGAGGCCGCCGAACGTATCGCCTACGCCAAGCTGCTCAATGCCGGCCAGACCTGCATCGCGCCCGACTACGTGTTCGTGCCCGAGCAGCGACGCGACGAGTTCGCCGGCAAGGTCCATGGGCACATGCTGCGGATGTTCGGCACCAATCCCGCGAACAAGGACTACACCGCGATCATTTCCGATCGGCACTATGCGCGGCTGGAAGGGCTCGCCAGGGACGCTGTCGCGCGCGGCGCCAAGCTGCTGCACACGACCAGTCCGGAAGACCCCGCCTGGAAGAGCTTGCGCAAATTCCCGCCGACCGTCGTGGTGGGCGCCATGCCGGAGATGGCGATCATGCAGGAGGAGATCTTCGGCCCGCTGCTGCCGATCGTCACCTATCGCGACGCCGGCGAAGTGATCCGCTACATCAATGCCCACGACCGGCCGCTGGCGCTGTACTGGTTCGGCCGCGACGAGGCCGCGCGTGACGCCGTGCTCGCGCGCACGGTCTCCGGCGGCGTCACGATCAACGACTGCCTGCTGCATTTCGCCCAGATGAACCAGCCGATGGGCGGCGTCGGCGCCTCGGGGATCGGCCACTATCACGGCGAATGGGGCTTCGACAGCTTCAGCAAGCTGAAGCCCGTGTTCTATCGCTCGCCGTTCAACCGCATGAAGGATCTCTATCCGCCCTACGGCGCCAGCATCGCCCGGATCGAGAAGCTGCTGCGGTTTCTATCCTAG